In Thermospira aquatica, the following proteins share a genomic window:
- a CDS encoding DUF502 domain-containing protein has product MVTSFVKRILQSLAFFLPIGVTIWVMVWLFGYLREVLKAVDILSLWLKPSKPETELLLSLGSFVLLVFMVLVVGMIAQGFFGRWLHKTLDKVMDLFPGVNVFYRAIKQLLSFLFRERDEMQKGTGEVVLVRAFHDQAYSLGFVMGRSRSLDPSGKVWLKVFVPGVPNISSGFLILVEEKDVTKLSTTVDQASAFLVSLGIIKDIRRKL; this is encoded by the coding sequence ATGGTAACGTCGTTTGTGAAACGTATCCTGCAGTCACTGGCTTTTTTTCTTCCTATAGGGGTGACTATCTGGGTGATGGTGTGGCTGTTTGGGTATCTCAGGGAAGTATTAAAGGCTGTCGATATTTTGTCTCTCTGGTTAAAACCATCAAAGCCTGAGACAGAACTGCTTCTTTCTCTCGGGAGTTTTGTGCTTCTTGTTTTTATGGTTTTGGTGGTGGGGATGATTGCTCAGGGTTTTTTTGGTCGGTGGCTTCATAAAACCCTCGATAAGGTTATGGATCTTTTCCCTGGCGTAAATGTCTTTTATCGGGCTATTAAACAGTTGCTTTCGTTTCTCTTTCGGGAACGGGATGAGATGCAAAAGGGAACGGGTGAGGTGGTATTGGTAAGGGCTTTTCATGATCAGGCGTACTCACTGGGGTTTGTCATGGGGCGTTCCAGGTCTCTTGATCCAAGTGGGAAGGTATGGCTTAAGGTTTTTGTGCCGGGGGTTCCAAATATTTCTTCGGGGTTTCTTATTCTCGTTGAGGAGAAGGATGTGACCAAACTTTCTACAACAGTCGATCAGGCTTCCGCATTTCTGGTCTCTTTGGGGATTATCAAGGATATACGGAGGAAATTGTGA
- a CDS encoding aldose epimerase family protein, translating into MTPLVIENHILRLAALPQLGGKVISFFIKPIQKELLFQPQRSYRIPSLGDNFADYDTSGWDEMLPTIDPCQWKDTILPDHGELWCQPWEMSASLSTLTGTIRCTTLPLLFSRTIHLDNTTCTVSYTIQNLSDIPQPYLWAWHALWDSRHLTLDLPGVSHVIPVHENTFLGPRENPVPWPIANNHDLRTPSTWEGKKTAKIYLPPDLSIHQAFLRWPEVSLHVRWQSEKLPYVGVWYNQGGFKNEYNLALEPATGYYDRLDEAFARNMVSVLPPHDSHSWELHLTILL; encoded by the coding sequence ATGACCCCACTGGTGATCGAAAACCATATACTCCGCCTTGCCGCCCTGCCCCAGCTTGGTGGCAAGGTTATCTCTTTTTTTATCAAACCCATCCAAAAAGAACTCCTTTTTCAACCACAACGTTCCTATCGAATTCCTTCCCTGGGAGATAATTTTGCCGATTATGACACCTCGGGATGGGACGAAATGCTTCCCACCATTGATCCCTGTCAGTGGAAAGACACCATCCTTCCCGATCACGGCGAACTCTGGTGTCAACCATGGGAGATGAGCGCTTCTCTTTCTACCCTTACCGGAACCATCCGCTGTACCACCCTACCACTTCTCTTCTCGCGAACTATCCATCTCGATAACACTACCTGTACCGTTTCCTACACGATACAAAACCTCTCCGATATTCCCCAACCCTATCTCTGGGCATGGCATGCCCTCTGGGACAGTCGTCATCTTACCCTTGATCTCCCCGGCGTATCACACGTGATTCCTGTGCATGAAAACACCTTCTTAGGTCCCCGGGAAAACCCTGTCCCCTGGCCTATCGCAAACAACCATGACCTGCGAACACCATCCACCTGGGAGGGCAAAAAAACAGCCAAGATTTATCTCCCCCCTGATCTTTCTATCCACCAGGCCTTTTTACGGTGGCCAGAGGTTTCCCTCCACGTAAGGTGGCAAAGTGAAAAGCTCCCCTACGTCGGCGTATGGTACAACCAGGGTGGATTCAAAAACGAATACAACCTTGCTCTTGAACCAGCAACAGGCTACTATGACCGTTTAGATGAAGCTTTTGCAAGAAACATGGTAAGTGTTCTTCCCCCTCACGACAGCCATAGCTGGGAGTTACACCTCACTATCCTCCTCTGA
- a CDS encoding amylo-alpha-1,6-glucosidase codes for MKKSFFLVWLYCMTSSMIALPSLEEYYNTTKIPVFPPEKAQFVYGDNIAGYYENATHSYRQGQGYLFKSRNLFGDFTAIRKDTILNKTKEAKGSEILIYGIRTLYTDETIEELSLFSGKLGLGILVSNTTADTLGALLLLNELSNTQIISEKNVLLITRAEKATDIPAFIAISADTPYTWERFTPTEGWLKQKASMLTLKIQSFKPTTAIRIYVAFGFTKDEAIQKATQWASQNFYEKNKQEVYTRHTKSFIWTDDKLFNQALAWSIAGSYVFLVEEFGKGIWAGLPWFRDNWGRDTFIALPGTLLVSGHFDDARGVITNFSTYQNRGIPYIEVTNPGTKAKDIKTRLTELFGKEAVIRNDKVSLSLDNPWLDNPARVEKNLSLLREAFPDATISYTIITNKEFGRVPNRVAAGGSIIYNTTDGTPWLIREVYEYLSYTGDTNFVNAIYPTIVIALNGAIQNYVDKDGFLTHGDQDTWMDASRGPGKEWSPRGNRAVEIQALWANALQVGIQLADLQNDTENKKRWQAIYENLKTNFTRVFWNDYHKNIADRVLADGTQDMRIRPNALMLLSIPQFEPLLPLDKESLVVKKTISELLFPYGIASLSPRDVFFHPYHDNQPNYHKDAAYHNGTVWGWNAGFTITALLKHGYTELAYQLTTNLSHQIVFMGCRGNMSELIDAIPDSQGNIKLSGTYAQAWSIAEFARNAFQDYLGIRPHLLMQEILFEPRIPTKWNAFTSRIALGKGELSLNGVRKSNTILYTITLEGIASVSLDFIHNYQGKRTLYRIPLKAREPITLTVTGESISLGENTLSPTAELQPSMQSLIGELRFAEPKIYPQVKAHKQKDYLKTIIDKKEYNKYLPKTKGGLFGW; via the coding sequence ATGAAAAAATCTTTTTTTTTGGTGTGGTTATATTGTATGACCTCTTCTATGATAGCTCTGCCCTCGCTTGAGGAGTACTACAACACCACAAAAATCCCGGTTTTTCCCCCGGAAAAGGCTCAGTTTGTTTACGGCGACAATATTGCCGGCTACTACGAAAACGCTACCCACAGTTACCGTCAGGGACAGGGATATCTTTTCAAGAGTCGCAATCTTTTTGGCGATTTCACTGCCATCCGCAAGGACACCATCCTCAACAAGACAAAAGAAGCCAAAGGTTCTGAGATTCTCATCTATGGGATCCGCACCCTGTATACTGATGAAACGATCGAAGAGCTTTCCCTCTTTTCGGGGAAACTGGGACTTGGAATTCTCGTCTCAAACACAACGGCAGATACCCTGGGAGCTCTTCTTTTGTTGAATGAACTCTCCAATACGCAGATAATAAGTGAAAAAAACGTTCTCCTCATCACAAGGGCAGAAAAGGCTACGGATATCCCCGCATTTATCGCGATCTCCGCAGATACTCCCTACACATGGGAACGCTTCACACCCACCGAAGGCTGGCTCAAACAAAAAGCCTCCATGCTCACCCTCAAGATCCAGTCCTTCAAACCCACCACTGCCATCCGTATCTATGTGGCTTTCGGCTTCACAAAAGACGAGGCCATCCAGAAGGCTACTCAATGGGCTTCACAGAACTTCTATGAGAAAAACAAACAAGAGGTCTATACAAGACATACCAAGAGCTTCATCTGGACAGATGATAAACTTTTTAACCAGGCTCTGGCGTGGTCTATAGCAGGAAGTTACGTTTTTCTCGTGGAAGAATTTGGCAAGGGAATATGGGCTGGGCTTCCCTGGTTTCGTGACAACTGGGGACGGGATACCTTTATTGCTCTCCCGGGAACACTGCTTGTCAGTGGTCATTTTGACGATGCAAGGGGAGTTATCACCAATTTCTCCACCTATCAAAATCGTGGTATTCCTTACATCGAGGTTACAAACCCAGGTACAAAAGCCAAGGATATCAAGACCCGCCTCACTGAGTTGTTTGGCAAAGAGGCCGTTATCCGAAATGACAAGGTCTCCCTCTCCCTGGACAACCCATGGCTTGACAATCCTGCCCGAGTTGAGAAAAATCTCTCCCTTCTCCGTGAGGCTTTCCCGGATGCAACTATCTCGTATACCATCATCACCAACAAGGAATTCGGACGTGTTCCAAACCGTGTGGCAGCAGGAGGAAGCATCATCTACAATACTACCGACGGCACCCCCTGGCTCATTCGCGAGGTTTACGAATACCTTTCTTACACAGGGGATACCAATTTCGTAAACGCTATTTATCCCACCATTGTCATTGCCCTCAATGGGGCCATTCAAAACTACGTGGATAAAGATGGTTTTCTCACCCATGGGGATCAGGATACCTGGATGGATGCCTCCCGTGGCCCAGGCAAAGAATGGTCTCCCCGTGGCAACCGTGCCGTTGAAATCCAGGCCCTCTGGGCCAATGCCCTGCAGGTTGGGATTCAGCTTGCTGATCTCCAGAACGATACCGAAAACAAAAAGCGATGGCAAGCCATTTATGAGAATCTCAAAACCAATTTTACCCGTGTTTTCTGGAATGATTACCACAAAAACATTGCTGATCGCGTGCTTGCTGATGGGACGCAGGATATGCGTATCCGCCCCAATGCGCTCATGCTTCTCTCTATCCCTCAGTTTGAGCCTCTGCTCCCTCTCGATAAGGAATCCCTGGTAGTCAAAAAAACTATCTCCGAGCTTCTCTTCCCCTATGGGATTGCCTCGCTTTCTCCCAGGGATGTCTTCTTCCATCCCTATCATGATAACCAGCCTAACTACCACAAAGATGCCGCCTACCACAACGGCACCGTCTGGGGATGGAATGCTGGCTTTACCATCACCGCTCTCTTAAAACACGGATACACCGAACTTGCCTACCAGCTCACCACCAACCTTTCTCATCAGATCGTTTTCATGGGATGCCGTGGAAACATGAGCGAACTCATCGATGCCATTCCCGATAGTCAGGGCAACATCAAACTCTCCGGTACCTATGCCCAGGCATGGAGTATAGCCGAGTTTGCACGAAACGCCTTTCAGGACTATCTGGGGATACGGCCTCATCTTCTCATGCAGGAGATTCTTTTTGAACCACGCATTCCTACAAAGTGGAATGCCTTTACCAGTCGTATCGCCCTGGGAAAAGGCGAACTCTCTCTAAACGGGGTACGAAAATCCAACACCATTCTCTATACTATCACTCTTGAAGGTATTGCTTCGGTCTCGCTTGATTTTATCCATAACTACCAGGGCAAAAGAACCCTGTACCGGATACCCCTCAAAGCAAGGGAACCGATCACTCTGACGGTAACAGGAGAAAGTATTTCTCTCGGAGAAAACACGCTCTCACCCACAGCTGAACTCCAACCATCCATGCAGAGCCTCATCGGTGAACTCCGTTTTGCCGAACCCAAAATCTACCCTCAGGTGAAAGCCCACAAGCAAAAGGATTATCTCAAAACCATCATTGACAAAAAAGAATACAACAAATACCTTCCAAAAACAAAAGGAGGTCTTTTTGGGTGGTAA
- a CDS encoding motility associated factor glycosyltransferase family protein → MQIEKIEGAFPNLRVRLGEKEVSLHSAYPYREAERIVKHFNSAIPVVVVAGVGLGYVVDYILTSTRYTVIAYEHDESFAPWNGEILRRFEATGRVKVFRGDPQILLDYLAEEGIGELNLFIHRPYAILFPEVYDRLHGMLTAYLSRRQINQATARRFQKLWVRNVLKNSVFYPVLPGVKELFGSGKGYPAVIIGAGPSLVKNASLLKEAKKRHWILIATDTVLSYLDRVGIEADFVVSVDPQDKNALYLLAAKQRPFLILDSGASFLTLVHYPLDRVFLYDTVLPVYRVFSHLWGEKGELQCGGSVSTTAFDFAVQLGCEPLVFVGQDLAYSWRQTHTPHNILEDKLLASVDRYHTYEGYNASSQTFSDRIEVRGWDRQSTVLTDRKFLTFKDWFVRRCREVAKEVMNATEGGMFIEGMKHLPLKEVLEQVPQPSKAYDVSVRVVEKGSDEAFEHVLDHVRRRLGKLRQLLAKKEPERELLEVVKEDPILARLVEMTMQESIQKLLSVNEVDQKLLTFLRKEIREGIDFLEYMIDKRLAMRESLLA, encoded by the coding sequence ATGCAGATAGAAAAGATTGAAGGGGCATTTCCGAATCTGAGGGTGCGACTGGGGGAGAAAGAGGTTTCCCTTCATTCAGCATATCCCTATCGGGAAGCAGAAAGGATTGTGAAGCATTTTAATTCTGCTATCCCTGTGGTAGTGGTTGCGGGAGTGGGTTTGGGGTATGTGGTGGACTATATCTTGACGTCTACCCGCTATACGGTGATTGCCTACGAACATGATGAGAGTTTTGCCCCGTGGAATGGGGAGATTCTCAGGCGTTTTGAGGCGACGGGGAGGGTGAAGGTTTTCCGGGGGGATCCCCAGATCCTTCTTGACTACCTCGCGGAGGAGGGGATCGGAGAACTCAATCTTTTTATCCATAGGCCGTATGCGATCCTTTTTCCTGAGGTGTATGATAGACTCCATGGAATGCTGACAGCCTATCTTTCCAGGCGTCAGATCAATCAGGCAACGGCCAGACGATTTCAGAAGCTTTGGGTGAGAAATGTGCTTAAAAACTCGGTTTTTTATCCGGTTTTACCGGGGGTCAAAGAGCTTTTTGGAAGTGGAAAGGGTTACCCTGCCGTGATCATCGGGGCAGGTCCTTCACTGGTAAAAAATGCTTCTCTCCTCAAGGAGGCAAAAAAAAGGCATTGGATTCTCATTGCGACGGATACCGTGTTGTCGTATCTGGATAGGGTAGGGATTGAGGCGGATTTTGTGGTGAGTGTTGATCCCCAGGATAAGAATGCGCTCTACCTGCTTGCGGCAAAACAACGACCTTTTCTTATCCTGGATAGTGGTGCTTCGTTTCTGACATTGGTTCATTATCCCCTTGATCGGGTGTTTCTCTATGATACGGTGCTTCCTGTGTACCGTGTTTTTTCGCATCTCTGGGGAGAAAAGGGAGAACTTCAATGTGGGGGATCAGTTTCGACGACAGCTTTTGATTTTGCGGTGCAACTAGGGTGTGAACCTCTGGTTTTTGTAGGGCAGGACCTGGCGTATTCGTGGAGGCAGACCCATACTCCCCACAATATCCTGGAGGACAAACTCCTTGCGTCTGTCGATCGTTATCATACGTATGAGGGGTACAATGCCTCTTCCCAGACCTTTTCTGACAGAATTGAGGTGAGGGGATGGGATAGGCAAAGCACGGTGTTAACCGATAGAAAATTTCTTACTTTTAAGGATTGGTTTGTGCGACGCTGTAGAGAGGTGGCAAAAGAGGTGATGAACGCGACAGAGGGTGGAATGTTTATCGAGGGGATGAAACATCTTCCTTTGAAAGAGGTTTTGGAACAGGTTCCTCAACCCTCAAAGGCTTATGATGTTTCTGTAAGAGTGGTTGAGAAGGGGTCGGATGAGGCTTTTGAGCATGTCCTGGATCACGTGAGGCGACGGTTGGGGAAACTTCGACAACTCCTGGCCAAAAAGGAGCCAGAGCGGGAGCTTTTGGAAGTGGTAAAAGAGGATCCCATCCTGGCAAGGCTTGTGGAGATGACCATGCAGGAGAGTATTCAGAAGCTTTTGTCGGTAAACGAAGTGGATCAAAAGCTTTTGACATTTCTTCGAAAGGAGATCCGTGAAGGCATTGATTTTCTTGAGTATATGATTGACAAGCGTCTTGCGATGAGGGAGTCTCTTTTGGCATGA
- a CDS encoding B12-binding domain-containing radical SAM protein, whose translation MRRPDEVFLYSYPKEKILLRVALIFPQRYEIGMASLGFQGVYHLLQSYPFLSVERFFYEGDVRPLSYETGRPLEEFDVMMASLSFEVDVVVLVRMLLHAGIPLLRKERKAPPLVVGGIGCTLVAGYLREIADVVVVTDAELALLYLVEAFVSGEGWEKRLKTKEGIFLAEDIGTHHLSFCSHPVEVPLHTVILTPENEFPMRGLIEVSRSCLYQCAFCLVSHLYGKYQSFSREKIRTIAQHYAGHTTRIGLVAATLTNHPEFEGIIDDLNAMGFELSFSAFRVETLSSSLLDKIIANEKKTLVLAPEAASERMKRVIRKMIPNEIFLKRVEEATKVGIKRLKLYFLVGLPGETEDDLIAMVDLIKRMVEISKSQAKIFGYVPEVIVDVNPLVPKPFTALAGMEMEDVKQLKKKIRFLKQQLHGLGRVFVSGESPRRARLQYDLSWGKLSLHELWKLSEEDSEV comes from the coding sequence ATGAGAAGGCCAGATGAGGTTTTTCTGTATAGCTATCCCAAAGAGAAGATACTTTTACGGGTAGCGCTCATCTTTCCTCAAAGGTATGAGATAGGGATGGCTTCGCTGGGTTTTCAGGGGGTTTATCATCTCCTTCAGTCTTATCCGTTTCTTTCGGTGGAAAGGTTTTTTTATGAGGGGGATGTGAGACCCCTTTCCTATGAGACAGGAAGACCACTTGAAGAATTTGATGTGATGATGGCAAGTCTTTCTTTTGAGGTGGATGTGGTGGTGCTTGTTCGGATGCTCTTGCATGCCGGCATCCCTCTTCTTCGAAAAGAAAGAAAAGCCCCACCTCTTGTCGTTGGGGGGATTGGTTGTACCCTCGTGGCTGGTTACCTTCGGGAAATAGCTGACGTCGTGGTGGTTACAGATGCTGAGTTGGCGCTTCTCTACCTGGTAGAAGCTTTTGTGAGTGGGGAAGGATGGGAAAAGAGACTCAAAACCAAAGAGGGGATTTTTTTAGCCGAGGATATAGGGACGCACCATCTTTCTTTTTGTTCTCATCCTGTCGAAGTTCCTCTCCATACGGTCATTCTTACACCAGAAAACGAGTTCCCGATGAGGGGACTGATTGAGGTTTCACGAAGCTGCCTCTATCAGTGTGCCTTTTGCCTGGTTTCTCATCTCTATGGAAAGTATCAATCTTTTTCGAGGGAAAAGATTCGCACCATAGCTCAACATTATGCCGGTCATACCACGAGGATTGGGCTGGTGGCTGCGACACTCACGAACCATCCGGAATTTGAAGGTATTATCGATGATCTTAATGCCATGGGGTTTGAACTTTCTTTTTCTGCTTTTCGTGTGGAGACGTTGTCTTCGTCACTTCTGGATAAGATTATTGCCAACGAAAAAAAGACGCTTGTTCTTGCTCCCGAGGCGGCAAGTGAGCGGATGAAGCGTGTGATTCGTAAAATGATTCCCAACGAGATTTTTTTAAAGAGAGTAGAAGAGGCTACGAAAGTGGGCATCAAGCGGCTTAAACTGTATTTTCTGGTAGGATTGCCCGGAGAAACTGAAGACGATCTTATCGCAATGGTGGATCTCATAAAACGGATGGTGGAGATCTCCAAGAGTCAGGCAAAAATCTTTGGGTATGTGCCTGAGGTTATCGTGGATGTGAATCCCCTTGTTCCCAAGCCGTTTACGGCCCTCGCGGGTATGGAAATGGAGGATGTGAAGCAACTGAAGAAAAAGATCCGTTTTCTCAAGCAGCAGCTTCATGGACTGGGGCGGGTTTTTGTGAGTGGCGAGAGTCCACGAAGAGCTCGTTTGCAGTACGATCTTTCGTGGGGAAAGCTTTCCCTTCATGAGCTGTGGAAACTTTCAGAGGAGGATAGTGAGGTGTAA
- a CDS encoding DUF502 domain-containing protein — MKRIWRFLRNRFIEGLLVVGPVMAVFFLLKWLFLAIHRFMEMIVQLLGLQAFIRFNLWILELLTFLALVVFLVILSVLLQTFLGKWFRGILEQFFESFPGIGTIYGALKQISGFLVQEREKETSASVVLVDFPGERTKSLGFLMGTMKQDVLPESFDGKILHVVYIPTAPFPTTGYLLMLEETHIEKTNLAWEEAVRIVFSGGILDADRKD, encoded by the coding sequence GTGAAAAGGATATGGCGTTTTCTTCGTAATCGTTTTATCGAGGGACTTCTGGTCGTTGGGCCAGTGATGGCGGTTTTTTTTCTTCTCAAGTGGCTTTTTCTTGCCATTCATCGTTTCATGGAGATGATTGTTCAACTGTTGGGATTGCAAGCTTTTATTCGTTTTAATCTCTGGATTCTTGAGCTTTTGACGTTCCTGGCGCTTGTGGTTTTTCTCGTTATTTTAAGTGTGCTTTTGCAAACGTTTTTGGGGAAATGGTTCAGGGGAATTCTCGAACAATTTTTTGAGAGTTTTCCCGGGATAGGGACGATTTATGGGGCTTTGAAGCAGATCTCAGGTTTTCTTGTCCAGGAGAGGGAAAAAGAAACGTCTGCCTCGGTGGTTCTGGTGGATTTTCCTGGTGAGAGGACAAAGAGTCTGGGATTTCTCATGGGAACGATGAAGCAGGATGTATTACCGGAATCTTTTGATGGAAAAATTCTCCATGTGGTGTATATTCCTACAGCCCCGTTTCCAACAACAGGATATCTTTTGATGCTTGAAGAGACTCATATAGAAAAAACGAACCTTGCCTGGGAAGAGGCGGTGCGGATTGTCTTTTCGGGAGGTATACTGGATGCAGATAGAAAAGATTGA
- a CDS encoding peptidoglycan D,D-transpeptidase FtsI family protein, with translation MPRGMIFDRYTNSLVVNVEYYDFYVRPSRFSEEMRQWLVGKLSNLEGVFTQEDLAPLAGGKDFVYLKRRLSFSQRQKIETLLQQYEGKWPHDSWGFLKQQGRYYPFLEIAKVVGHVSIDNQGMAGLELFFDKELGEGKNIYTTLDPLLSRIALEELIKGVTEAQAEYGTVLVLKIQGREILAMVDWPSYNPNVFSTINDRTLVNYALSMVYEPGSVMKVFASTFALEQQLVRQDEVFFCGGGTEVYGYRIKDGFAHGQVRLAEIIQKSCNVGMVQVAERFQVSAWYQTLTNLGFGTMPMVPLPGRASGILRPLSQWSGLSKYMTSIGQEIGVSTLQLALALATVASGGMYADPVLVYGWGDLRQRRVFLSTASQRVLHMMEKVVSEKGTALSAKIEGMAIAGKTGTGQIAREDGSGYYPNFFSALFMGVFPAENPQYLVVVTVNRIHGEKHTGGEVAAPVFSRIVRRMLIQTDYLGGQW, from the coding sequence TTGCCAAGAGGAATGATTTTTGATCGGTATACCAATTCGCTTGTGGTGAATGTGGAATATTATGATTTTTATGTCAGGCCTTCACGATTTTCAGAAGAAATGCGGCAATGGTTGGTAGGGAAGCTTTCGAATCTTGAAGGTGTTTTTACGCAAGAGGATCTGGCACCACTGGCGGGCGGGAAAGATTTCGTGTATCTGAAACGGAGACTTTCTTTTTCTCAGCGTCAGAAGATAGAGACGCTTTTACAGCAATATGAAGGAAAATGGCCGCACGATAGTTGGGGTTTTCTCAAACAGCAGGGGAGGTATTATCCTTTTCTCGAAATTGCCAAAGTGGTAGGACATGTGAGTATTGATAACCAGGGAATGGCAGGGCTTGAGCTTTTTTTTGATAAAGAGTTGGGTGAAGGAAAAAATATCTACACTACTCTGGATCCTTTGTTGAGTCGTATTGCTCTTGAGGAGCTGATAAAGGGAGTGACAGAGGCTCAGGCTGAGTATGGGACTGTTTTGGTACTCAAAATCCAGGGAAGAGAGATCCTGGCGATGGTGGATTGGCCATCGTATAATCCGAATGTTTTTTCTACGATTAATGATCGAACATTGGTCAATTATGCCCTTTCGATGGTCTATGAACCGGGATCCGTCATGAAGGTGTTTGCATCTACCTTTGCGCTTGAACAGCAATTGGTACGCCAGGATGAGGTGTTTTTTTGTGGTGGTGGAACGGAAGTGTATGGATACCGGATTAAAGACGGATTTGCTCACGGGCAGGTGAGACTTGCGGAGATTATCCAGAAATCGTGTAACGTAGGTATGGTGCAGGTGGCAGAGAGGTTTCAAGTATCGGCCTGGTATCAAACCCTTACCAATCTTGGTTTTGGAACGATGCCGATGGTGCCATTACCGGGGAGAGCATCCGGGATTCTTCGTCCTCTGTCTCAGTGGTCCGGGCTCTCGAAGTACATGACCTCCATAGGACAGGAGATAGGGGTGTCTACCCTTCAGCTGGCGCTTGCTCTGGCAACCGTGGCTAGTGGCGGGATGTATGCTGATCCGGTATTGGTGTATGGGTGGGGAGATTTGCGGCAAAGGAGAGTGTTTTTATCTACTGCTTCTCAAAGAGTACTCCATATGATGGAAAAGGTGGTAAGTGAGAAGGGAACAGCTCTCTCGGCCAAAATTGAGGGAATGGCGATTGCTGGCAAGACAGGAACAGGGCAGATTGCTCGTGAGGATGGATCTGGTTATTATCCGAATTTTTTTAGTGCCCTTTTCATGGGGGTTTTCCCTGCAGAAAATCCTCAATATCTTGTTGTTGTGACAGTAAACAGGATCCATGGCGAAAAACATACGGGGGGTGAAGTGGCAGCACCGGTGTTTTCCCGCATTGTGAGGCGCATGTTGATCCAAACTGATTACTTGGGAGGACAGTGGTGA
- a CDS encoding DUF721 domain-containing protein: MGGKIVSFGEAIKQVISHYTPAGNIILEIRQVWQECVGKTSAKHSLPVGYMNEQLSVYVDDSHWLAELKLYEQEILEKLTSRIPHPVKSISWKLVVSLPKEPKTSQKKLEKQEFQDKKLSQETLAMIEESVGKLEDEDLRKAMRNFLIKIFFAQEATKNQGQKEKWR; encoded by the coding sequence TTGGGTGGTAAGATTGTCTCTTTCGGAGAGGCTATTAAACAGGTTATTTCTCACTATACACCGGCAGGGAATATCATCCTTGAGATCCGACAAGTATGGCAAGAATGCGTTGGCAAAACCTCAGCAAAGCATTCTCTGCCTGTGGGATATATGAACGAACAACTCTCTGTTTATGTTGATGACAGTCACTGGCTTGCCGAACTCAAACTCTATGAACAAGAGATTCTGGAAAAGCTTACAAGCCGTATTCCCCACCCCGTCAAGAGTATCTCCTGGAAACTCGTCGTAAGCCTGCCCAAAGAACCCAAAACCTCTCAAAAAAAATTAGAAAAACAAGAGTTTCAAGACAAAAAACTCTCACAAGAAACCCTTGCCATGATAGAAGAAAGTGTCGGTAAACTCGAAGACGAAGATCTCCGAAAGGCTATGCGAAATTTTCTGATCAAGATCTTCTTTGCCCAAGAGGCAACCAAAAATCAAGGTCAAAAGGAAAAATGGAGGTAA
- the galE gene encoding UDP-glucose 4-epimerase GalE: MAILVCGGAGYIGSHTVWELLDHGEEIIVADNLEKGHKAALQGGKLIKGDLRDKEFVRKLFRKHDIEGVINFAAYIEVGESVQLPMKYYHNNVVLSLNILEAMAEAHTPYLVFSSTAATYGAVETSPITEDFPTIPTNPYGETKLTVEKAIKWTAQAHGLKYVILRYFNASGAHPSSKIGEDHHPETHLIPLVLQAALGKRPSIKIFGNDYPTPDGTCIRDYIHVCDLAQAHYLALQHLRSGKENTTCNLGNGLGFSVKEVIETAEKVTGLKIPQEMAPRRPGDPPALVASSDRAKSLLGWKPKYADLATIIETAWNWHKNHPNGYGDKK; encoded by the coding sequence ATGGCTATTCTCGTTTGTGGTGGTGCCGGATATATCGGTAGCCACACCGTCTGGGAACTTCTCGATCACGGAGAAGAGATCATTGTCGCTGACAACCTCGAAAAGGGTCATAAGGCTGCCCTTCAGGGGGGAAAATTGATTAAAGGTGATCTACGGGATAAAGAGTTTGTTCGAAAACTCTTCCGAAAGCATGACATTGAGGGAGTCATCAACTTTGCTGCTTACATCGAGGTGGGTGAATCAGTCCAACTTCCTATGAAGTACTACCATAACAATGTGGTATTAAGCCTCAATATCCTCGAGGCTATGGCTGAAGCCCATACCCCTTACCTGGTATTTTCTTCCACAGCCGCCACGTATGGAGCTGTAGAAACAAGCCCCATCACCGAAGACTTCCCCACTATTCCTACCAATCCCTACGGGGAAACCAAACTCACCGTGGAAAAAGCCATCAAATGGACAGCCCAGGCACACGGATTGAAATACGTGATCCTGCGGTACTTTAACGCAAGTGGTGCCCATCCCAGCAGCAAAATTGGGGAAGACCATCACCCTGAAACCCATCTCATTCCCCTCGTGTTGCAGGCTGCCCTTGGCAAGCGTCCTTCTATCAAGATCTTTGGAAACGACTATCCCACCCCGGATGGAACATGTATTCGTGACTACATCCATGTGTGTGACCTCGCCCAAGCCCATTACCTTGCCCTTCAGCACCTTCGAAGTGGAAAAGAAAATACCACCTGTAACCTTGGCAACGGTCTTGGCTTCTCTGTCAAAGAGGTTATCGAAACCGCTGAAAAAGTCACCGGCCTCAAGATCCCTCAAGAAATGGCACCACGACGTCCTGGCGATCCCCCTGCTTTAGTAGCTTCCTCGGATCGAGCCAAATCCCTCCTCGGCTGGAAACCAAAATACGCCGATCTTGCCACCATTATCGAAACCGCCTGGAACTGGCATAAAAATCACCCCAACGGATACGGGGACAAAAAATGA